In a genomic window of Glycine max cultivar Williams 82 chromosome 13, Glycine_max_v4.0, whole genome shotgun sequence:
- the LOC100809546 gene encoding eukaryotic translation initiation factor 3 subunit K, translating into MGREKETTKVAYAVEQLVAFNRYNPDILPDLENYVNDQVSSQTYSLDANLCLLRLYQFEPEKMSSQIVARILVKALMAMPAPDFSLCLFLIPERVQMEEQFKTLIVLSHYLETGRFRQFWDEAAKSRHIVEAVPGFEQAIQGYAIHVLSLTYQRIPRTVLAEAINIEGLSLDKFLENQVANNGWVIEKSQGRAQLIVLPRNEFNDPALKKNAADSVPLEHITRIFPILS; encoded by the exons atgggAAGAGAAAAAGAGACAACAAAGGTAGCTTACGCAGTGGAGCAGCTTGTAGCCTTCAATCGATACAATCCCGATATTCTTCCAGATCTCGAAAACTATGTCAACGACCAG GTTTCGTCGCAAACTTATAGCCTGGACGCGAATCTCTGCCTTCTTCGCCTCTACCAG TTTGAACCTGAGAAAATGAGTTCCCAGATTGTGGCCCGCATATTGGTCaag GCTCTCATGGCAATGCCGGCGCCAGATTTCAGCCTTTGTCTCTTTTTGATTCCAGAACGCGTG CAAATGGAGGAGCAATTCAAGACTTTGATTGTTCTGTCTCACTATTTGGAG ACAGGAAGATTTCGGCAGTTCTGGGATGAAGCCGCAAAAAGTCGTCACATAGTTGAAGCTGTGCCAG GATTTGAGCAGGCAATCCAAGGGTATGCAATCCATGTCCTTTCCTTGACTTACCAAAGGATTCCTAGAACTGTGCTTGCTGAG GCCATTAACATAGAAGGTTTATCCTTGGACAAATTCCTTGAAAATCAAGTGGCCAACAATGGTTGGGTTATTGAGAAGAGCCAAGGTAGGGCTCAACTTATTGTCCTCCCTAGAAATGAATTTAATGACCcagctttgaagaaaaatgccGCAGACAGTGTACCATTGGAGCACATTACTCGCATCTTCCCTATTCTTAGTTGA
- the LOC102669681 gene encoding LOW QUALITY PROTEIN: F-box/kelch-repeat protein At3g23880 (The sequence of the model RefSeq protein was modified relative to this genomic sequence to represent the inferred CDS: deleted 2 bases in 1 codon) has translation MALVRMNPALAHFSLAMSLKILSWLPVKALLRFRCVCKSWKSLMLDLSFVKLHLQRSYCRDTPVLFTLLNSNSKEEQCSLHYYCSMQRLLDNPLSAIDDGDLPFNQKYNVVGVCNGLVRLSALTHEVSGTTLQKGRRFWNPATRLRSKKSPCIMCYIHTLIGFGYNDSSDTYKVVAVVKKSRAITELRVCCLGDNCWRKIATWTDFLRAIHTKGLFMSNTLNWVGRLYTTHQNAIFSFDIRKETYRYLSLPVDVDVLSDDTVIGVLGGCLCLSHDYKRTRLAIWQMKEFGVEKSRTPLKKVSYEHLQISTSSSWMAMHANGDVRLVASKSEFGLVLYNRRENRVKPNGMFSKTVILESTQYVESLVLPYRI, from the exons ATGGCATTAGTGAGAATGAATCCTGCGCTGGCGCATTTCTCCCTGGCGATGTCACTGAAAATTCTGTCATGGCTTCCGGTGAAAGCACTTTTGCGATTCAGGTGCGTTTGCAAGTCTTGGAAGTCTCTTATGCTTGATCTCTCTTTCGTGAAACTGCACCTTCAAAGATCATACTGCAGAGACACCCCCGTCCTATTCACGTTATTAAACTCCAACTCCAAGGAAGAACAATGCTCCCTACACTACTACTGCTCCATGCAACGTTTACTCGATAACCCATTATCCGCCATTGATGACGGTGACCTCCCATTCAATCAGAAGTACAACGTTGTCGGGGTCTGTAATGGATTGGTCCGTTTGAGTGCTTTGACACATGAAGTCTCTGGGACTACTTTGCAAAAAGGCC GCCGATTTTGGAACCCGGCCACAAGGCTAAGGTCCAAAAAATCACCATGCATTATGTGCTATATTCATACGTTGATTGGCTTTGGCTACAATGATTCAAGCGACACTTACAAGGTGGTGGCCGTGGTTAAGAAATCACGGGCAATTACGGAATTGAGAGTTTGCTGTTTGGGTGATAATTGTTGGAGAAAGATTGCAACTTGGACTGATTTTCTCCGTGCAATTCATACTAAGGGGCTGTTTATGAGTAACACTCTTAACTGGGTAGGAAGACTTTACACTACCCATCAGAATGCAATCTTTTCCTTTGATATAAGGAAAGAGACATACAGATATTTGTCACTGCCTGTTGATGTTGATGTCCTGTCTGATGACACAGTGATTGGAGTTTTAGGAGGTTGTCTGTGTCTTTCTCATGATTACAAGAGAACTCGTCTCGCTATTTGGCAAATGAAGGAATTTGGAGTTGAGAAATCTAGGACTCCGTTGAAGAAGGTTAGTTATGAGCATCTTCAAATTTCTACATCTTCGTCTTGGATGGCCATGCATGCAAATGGCGATGTCAGGTTGGTGGCAAGCAAATCAGAGTTTGGACTTGTTCTGTATAACCGGAGAGAGAATAGAGTAAAGCCTAATGGGATGTTCTCCAAAACAGTTATTTTGGAGTCCACTCAATACGTTGAAAGCTTGGTTTTGCCTTATCGAATTTGA